From Cannabis sativa cultivar Pink pepper isolate KNU-18-1 chromosome 8, ASM2916894v1, whole genome shotgun sequence, a single genomic window includes:
- the LOC115698653 gene encoding chaperone protein dnaJ 50 has translation MAPPATIRWFALLLALMLSLLISPSTAIYCDEDDCYDLLGVTQSANSSEIKKAYYKLSLKHHPDKNPDPESKKLFVKIATAYEILKDEATREQYDYAIAHPEEVFYNTARYYRAYYGYKTDPRAVLIGLLLVLSGFQYLNQWTRYNQAIDMVKKTPAYKNRLKALELERNGGAINKKKSSKQMDKKTEEDLSKELDLQITGAGKPSLWELLCVRFLLLPYTVSKLLLWCGHWFWRYKVKKSPYTWDDASYLTQRALRVRLDSWVNMDDVTKEDLLQRRLWEQSNLDAYFAEMRKESKRRR, from the exons ATGGCGCCACCGGCAACAATTCGGTGGTTCGCTCTCCTATTAGCTCTCATGCTGTCTCTTCTCATATCTCCGTCAACGGCCATCTACTGCGACGAAGATGATTGCTACGATCTCTTGGG GGTTACACAAAGTGCAAATTCTTCGGAAATCAAGAAAGCTTACTATAAGCTCTCATTGAAACA TCACCCGGACAAAAATCCTGATCCGGAATCGAAAAAGCTTTTTGTCAAAATTGCTACTGCGTATGag ATTTTGAAGGATGAGGCCACGAGGGAGCAGTACGATTATGCAATCGCACATCCGGAGGAG gtgTTCTACAACACTGCTCGTTACTATCGTGCGTACTATGGTTACAAGACA GATCCACGTGCTGTCCTTATTGGCCTTCTTCTGGTTCTTTCAGGATTTCAATACCTTAATCAGTGGACAAGGTATAATCAG gcTATAGACATGGTCAAGAAGACACCTGCGTACAAAAATAGACTGAAGGCTTTGGAGCTTGAGCGCAATGGAGGAGCTATAAATAAGAAGAAGAGTAGCAAGCAAATGGACAA GAAAACAGAGGAAGATCTAAGCAAAGAACTTGACCTACAGATAACGGGTGCCGGGAAACCTTCTCTCTGGGAACTTCTCTGTGTTCGCTTTCTACTTCTACCTTACACTGTTTCCAAA CTTTTACTTTGGTGTGGTCACTGGTTCTGGAGATACAAGGTAAAGAAATCTCCATATACTTGGGATGACGCCTCTTACCTTACACAGAGAGCCCTTAGGGTGCGTCTTGATTCATGGGTAAATATGG ACGACGTGACAAAGGAAGATCTTCTTCAGAGGCGTTTATGGGAACAATCCAATTTAGATGCCTACTTTGCAGAGATGCGGAAAGAGTCCAAGCGCAGAAGATAA
- the LOC115699579 gene encoding uncharacterized membrane protein At3g27390, whose translation MEPPKGILASVWNFICFLPYFIGLLLLGGIKGIILCPIICLIMSIGNSAVILVYWLPQCYWAYYCILWAKKLGPVLKLFLCISVLPVSLILWPVVGILGSIVGGAAYGLFSPILATFEAVGEGRTNRLYHCFYDGTVSTFKGCFTVIRDFKDVCVHSYFSILDDLRKQGPPNGKYYEIRLLYLPGALIAGVLGFMIDMPVISMLALFKSIYMLFKGWHRLFHDLIGREGPFLETICVPFAGLAILLWPLAVVGAVMASILASVFIGAFAGVVVYQESSLWFGLRYIVASLAIYDEYSNDILDMPEGSCFPRPHYRKESSSHNAARTSSLSRESGSFKNPPSRTASFNNPMVELKPLELLDSLFKECRHHGEILFSDGVITLKDVEEARSSKDSRIIGVGLPAYCLLQTLLRSAKSNSVGLLLSDNTELTSRNRPKDAVFDWFFNPLMIIKEQIKAENLSETEENYFCKLVLLSGDPSRLKDANIGPPPEPERKRAELDALARRLQGITKSISRYPTFRRRFESLVKSLSNELDTNGKQLTIQRSKSAFARMFSQKSFKKTSNDVSDQESQIVARDVEIA comes from the exons ATGGAACCTCCGAAAGGAATTTTGGCTTCTGTCTGGAACTTTATTTGCTTTCTTCCTTACTTCATTGGGCTTTTGCTCCTTGGGGGCATTAAAG GTATCATATTATGCCCCATCATATGTCTTATCATGTCAATTGGAAACTCAGCTGTCATACTGGTTTACTGGCTTCCCCAATGTTACTGGGCCTATTATTGCATTTTGTG GGCTAAAAAATTGGGACCAGTTCTAAAGCTTTTCCTCTGCATATCCGTACTACCAGTGAGTTTGATTCTGTGGCCTGTGGTTGGTATTCTTGGTAGTATTGTGGGTGGAGCTGCTTATGGATTGTTTTCGCCGATACTTGCTACTTTTGAAGCTGTTGGAGAAGGGAGGACAAACCGATTATATCACTGCTTTTAC GATGGAACTGTGAGCACCTTCAAAGGATGTTTTACTGTTATCAGGGATTTTAAAGATGTTTGTGTCCATTCATATTTCTCAATTTTGGATGACTTAAGAAAACAAGGGCCTCCTAATGGGAAATATTATGAGATCAG ATTGCTCTATCTTCCTGGTGCTCTTATAGCAGGAGTCCTTGGTTTCATGATCGATATGCCAGTGATATCAATGCTTGCCCTATTCAAAAGCATTTACATGCTCTTTAAGGGGTGGCATCGTTTGTTTCATGACCTTATCGGTCGGGAAGGTCCTTTCTTGGAAACAATATGTGTGCCATTTGCTGGCCTTGCTATCCTACTTTGGCCATTGGCTGTTGTTGGAGCAGTAATGGCTTCCATTTTGGCCAGTGTCTTTATTGGTGCTTTTGCCGGGGTTGTTGTTTATCAG GAATCCTCTCTCTGGTTCGGGCTTCGCTATATTGTTGCATCGCTGGCAATATACGATGAATACAGCAATGATATTCTTGATATGCCAGAAGGGTCCTGTTTTCCAAG ACCTCACTACCGAAAGGAGTCTTCATCACACAATGCTGCCCGCACCTCATCCTTATCTAGGGAGAGTGGCTCTTTCAAAAATCCACCCTCTCGAACAGCTTCATTCAATAATCCCATGGTCGAGTTAAAGCCACTTGAG CTTCTCGATAGCTTATTCAAGGAGTGTCGACATCATGGGGAGATTTTGTTTTCTGATGGAGTAATAACTCTTAAAGACGTCGAAGAAGCTAGGTCTAGCAAGGATAGCAGAATTATCGGTGTTGGCTTACCGGCTTATTGCCTTCTTCAGACACTACTGCGGTCTGCAAAGTCAAATTCTGTCGGTCTTTTGTTAA GTGACAATACCGAGCTAACGAGCAGAAACAGACCAAAAGACGCCGTCTTTGATTGGTTTTTCAATCCATTAATGATCATTAAGGAACAGATTAAAGCAGAAAATCTTTCTGAAACAGAAGAGAACTACTTTTGCAAATTGGTTCTATTGAGCGGTGACCCTTCAAGGTTAAAAGATGCAAATATTGGTCCCCCACCAGAACCAGAGCGTAAGCGAGCTGAATTGGATGCATTAGCAAGAAG GCTTCAAggaatcacaaaatcaatctcaaGGTATCCAACTTTTAGGCGTCGCTTTGAGAGTTTAGTCAAATCATTATCGAACGAGCTTGATACGAATGGAAAGCAGTTAACGATCCAAAGATCGAAGAGTGCCTTCGCGAGAATGTTTAGCCAAAAGTCCTTTAAGAAAACAAGCAACGACGTGTCTGATCAAGAGTCGCAAATAGTTGCCAGAGATGTGGAAATCGCATGA
- the LOC115698733 gene encoding uncharacterized protein LOC115698733 — translation MANPLINRTLNSIRNPNIFKSFSSLVRNFNSVATVEQPQSDDPSFTFSSDDHEHRNDNTTSTDEAIHLKAPRSDSRRDSGSSVTMPMSFMTGSIVGKRFYKQVTTREADDGNGWTVMLDYRTLKTPSKRPLKLPTLSLAKAIAAEWEYQLTDGIRPFTMPLMKFACTALERVPLTRSKIIEHLMKKFSQDLVFCRAPEDDNLTKYVHDKQVEKIDPLLDWVASEFGYKPAVYSSFFGGKQEDGLVKAIENVLKNTDDCELASIDALASAGHSLVIALGIFRGKLEIEEAIELIRLEEDLQVDKWGLVEGGHDVDLADLKVQISSAAVFLALSRRV, via the exons ATGGCCAATCCACTCATAAACAGAACCTTAAATTCAATCAGAAACCCTAATATCTTCAAATCGTTCTCCTCATTGGTTCGGAACTTTAACTCTGTCGCCACCGTCGAGCAACCCCAATCGGATGACCCATCTTTCACCTTCTCATCTGACGATCACGAACACCGAAATGACAATACCACCAGTACCGACGAAGCCATACACCTTAAGGCACCGCGCTCGGATTCAAGGAGGGACTCCGGATCCTCGGTCACTATGCCAATGTCGTTCATGACTGGTTCTATTGTGGGAAAGAGGTTTTACAAGCAGGTCACCACGAGGGAGGCTGATGATGGGAATGGTTGGACTGTGATGCTTGATTATCGGACTTTAAAGACACCATCAAAGAGGCCGCTCAAGCTTCCTACTTTATCTCTTGCTAAGGCCATAGCTGCCGAGTGGGAATACCAG CTTACAGATGGGATCAGACCATTTACAATGCCTCTCATGAAGTTTGCTTGTACTGCTCTAGAAAGAGTTCCTCTTACAAGGTCAAAGATTATAGAGCATTTGATGAAGAAATTTAGTCAAGATCTTGTCTTTTGCCGTGCTCCGGAGGATGATAATCTAACGAAATACGTTCATG ATAAGCAAGTGGAGAAAATTGATCCTCTACTTGATTGGGTGGCATCAGAATTTGGTTATAAGCCCGCGGTGTACTCCAGTTTCTTTGGTGGAAAGCAGGAGGATGGTCTTGTAAAGGCCATAGAAAATGTATTAAAGAATACAGATGACTGTGAATTGGCATCAATTGATGCTCTTGCTTCAGCAGGACACTCTTTAGTAATTGCCCTCGGGATTTTTCGTGGGAAATTGGAGATTGAGGAAGCTATTGAATTGATCAGACTTGAAGAAGACTTACAG GTGGACAAGTGGGGTCTTGTTGAAGGTGGTCATGATGTTGACCTTGCTGATCTTAAGGTGCAGATATCCTCAGCTGCTGTATTCCTTGCTCTTTCAAGGAGGGTATAA
- the LOC115698734 gene encoding succinate dehydrogenase [ubiquinone] iron-sulfur subunit 2, mitochondrial: protein MATGVWRRALARVSSTPASKFVPFRALASEAEAQQVDPKARPTTDLKTFSIYRWNPDKPAKPELQEYKIDLKECGPMVLDALIKIKNEIDPSLTFRRSCREGICGSCAMNIDGCNGLACLTKIPSGSSTMITPLPHMFVIKDLVVDMTNFYNQYKSIEPWLKRKTPASEPAQEILQTKKDRAKLDGMYECILCACCSTSCPSYWWNPEKYLGPAALLHANRWIMDSRDEYKEERLASINDEFKLYRCHTILNCARACPKGLNPGKQIQNIKKLQPSL, encoded by the exons ATGGCGACCGGCGTGTGGAGAAGAGCGTTAGCTAGGGTTTCATCTACACCGGCTTCAAAGTTTGTTCCTTTCCGAGCCTTAGCTTCGGAAGCCGAGGCCCAGCAAGTGGACCCCAAGGCTCGACCCACTACTGACCTGAAAACCTTCTCAATCTATCGATGGAACCCCGATAAGCCTGCGAAGCCGGAACTTCAGGAATATAAGATCGATCTCAAGGAGTGTGGACCTATGGTACTTGACGCTCTGATCAAGATCAAGAACGAGATCGATCCCTCCCTGACTTTCCGACGATCTTGCCGGGAAGGGATTTGTGGGTCTTGCGCGATGAACATCGATGGTTGTAATGGGTTGGCTTGTCTGACTAAGATCCCATCTGGGTCGTCCACGATGATCACGCCTTTACCGCATATGTTTGTGATAAAGGATTTGGTGGTGGATATGACCAATTTCTATAATCAGTATAAGAGCATTGAGCCGTGGTTGAAGCGGAAGACTCCAGCTTCTGAACCAGCTCAGGAGATTCTTCAAACCAAGAAGGATAGAGCTAAGCTTGATGGGATGTACGAGTGCATTCTATGCGCCTGCTGTAGTACATCCTGCCCCAGTTACTGGTGGAATCCCGAGAAGTATTTGGGACCCGCTGCTTTGCTCCATGCCAACAG GTGGATTATGGACAGCCGTGATGAATACAAAGAGGAGCGATTGGCATCCATAAATGACGAGTTCAAGCTCTACCGATGCCATACCATTTTGAATTGTGCCCGAGCCTGTCCCAAGGGCTTAAACCCTGGAAAGCAGATTCAAAATATTAAGAAGCTTCAGCCTAGTTTATAA
- the LOC115698997 gene encoding protein NOI4 isoform X2, with amino-acid sequence MASQDKGRPLPKFGEWDVNNPASAEGFTVIFSKARDEKKSNNNGNPSSTNTIQRNDQKPPGADTYDYPPTKWFCCF; translated from the exons ATGGCATCG CAGGATAAGGGTAGACcgttgccaaaatttggagaaTGGGATGTGAATAACCCAGCCTCAGCCGAAGGATTTACTGTCATATTTAGCAAAGCTAGAGATGAAAAGAAATCAAATAATAATGGCAATCCTTCTTCAACTAATACAATTCAAAGAAATGATCAAAAACCTCCTGGGGCAGACACTTATGATTATCCCCCTACG AAATGGTTTTGTTGTTTCTAA
- the LOC115700697 gene encoding protein LOW PHOTOSYNTHETIC EFFICIENCY 1, chloroplastic — MQTLGYWPLKGDLWIVSELGFERRSSNNGRRRRKTIWGLGFSSLLANDSRGNGYGGCHGKSRFDLGCGFSKLKVGRFCKPKKNSLGSSVALVFALEQQAIGSEFQIEEEFNSNGTLSENSEIDGNLHLSSANNGGGKEQPKRETGVGSEGENGGKVNVRELGLSLGLAKTADDVDEILKDKGELPLQVYSTLIRGLGREKLLDSAFAVHEWLKRKKEETNGVIGPNLFIYNSLLGAVKQSEKYGEMEKILNDMSQEGVVPNIVTYNTIMAIYLEKGQGVKALNILQEIQKKGLTPSPVSYSTALLAYRRMEDGNSALKFFVEIREKYQKGEIGKDGNGDEDWENELFKLENFTIRICYQVMRRWLVSRSNLSTEVLKLLMAMDNAGIPLGRSEYERLLWACTREDHYLVAKELYDRIREKYFDISLSVCNHLIWLMGKAKKWWTALEIYEDLLDKGPKPNNMSHELIVSHFNILLTAARKRGIWRWGIRLLNKMEEKGLKPGTKEWNAVLVACSKASETTAAVKIFKRMVEQGQKPTSLSYGALLSALEKGKLYDEARQVWEHMLKVGVEPNLYVYTIMASVFAGHGKFNLVETVLSEMNSSGIEPTVVTYNAIISGCARNDMSSAAFEWFHRMKAHNIPPNNVSYEMLIEALARDSKPRLAYELYLKAAKTEDFDLSPKAYDMVVESSKLYGIPIDLRVLGPRPPDRKDTVNK, encoded by the coding sequence ATGCAAACTTTAGGATATTGGCCCTTAAAGGGTGACTTGTGGATAGTATCTGAATTGGGCTTTGAAAGGAGGAGCTCAAATAATGGTAGAAGGAGAAGAAAAACTATATGGGGTCTTGGGTTTTCATCATTGCTTGCTAATGATTCTAGAGGTAATGGATATGGGGGTTGTCATGGAAAGTCAAGATTTGATTTGGGATGTGGGTTTtccaaacttaaagttggtcgCTTTTGTAAGCCTAAGAAAAATTCTTTAGGTTCTTCAGTTGCTTTGGTGTTTGCATTGGAACAACAAGCAATTGGTAGTGAATTTCAAATTGAAGAAGAGTTCAATTCAAATGGGACTTTGTCTGAAAATTCTGAGATTGATGGTAATCTACATTTGAGTTCTGCCAATAATGGTGGTGGAAAAGAACAACCAAAAAGAGAAACTGGTGTGGGCAGTGAGGGAGAGAATGGTGGTAAGGTCAATGTTCGCGAACTCGGTTTGAGTTTAGGGTTAGCTAAAACAGCAGATGATGTAGATGAGATTCTTAAGGACAAGGGTGAGTTGCCACTTCAAGTATACTCAACTTTGATTAGAGGTCTTGGTAGAGAAAAGTTACTTGATTCTGCTTTTGCTGTTCATGAGTGGCTTAAGAGAAAAAAGGAAGAAACTAATGGAGTTATTGGCCCAAATTTATTCATATATAATAGTCTTTTGGGTGCAGTGAAGCAATCTGAAAAATATGGAGAAATGGAGAAAATCTTGAATGATATGAGTCAAGAAGGAGTTGTTCCCAATATTGTAACTTACAATACAATAATGGCAATTTACTTAGAGAAAGGACAAGGTGTAAAGGCCCTTAACATTCTTCAAGAGATTCAAAAGAAGGGTCTCACTCCATCTCCGGTATCCTATTCTACAGCCTTGTTGGCCTACCGAAGAATGGAAGATGGGAACAGCGCGCTCAAGTTCTTTGTTGAGATCagagaaaaatatcaaaagGGAGAGATTGGTAAAGATGGTAATGGTGATGAAGATTGGGAAAATGAGTTATTTAAGCTTGAAAACTTCACAATACGAATTTGCTACCAAGTGATGAGGCGATGGCTTGTGAGCAGGTCGAACTTGAGTACTGAAGTTTTGAAGCTTTTAATGGCTATGGATAATGCTGGGATTCCACTGGGTCGATCTGAGTATGAGCGATTATTGTGGGCTTGCACCAGAGAAGATCATTATCTTGTGGCAAAAGAATTGTATGATAGAATAAGAGAGAAGTATTTTGATATAAGTTTATCAGTGTGCAACCATTTGATTTGGCTAATGGGGAAAGCTAAGAAATGGTGGACAGCATTGGAGATCTATGAGGATTTGTTGGACAAAGGTCCAAAGCCAAACAATATGTCACATGAACTAATAGTCTCTCATTTTAACATTCTCCTAACTGCAGCTAGAAAAAGAGGAATTTGGAGATGGGGAATCAGGTTACTTAACAAGATGGAAGAGAAAGGCCTAAAGCCCGggacaaaggaatggaatgcaGTTCTTGTTGCTTGTTCCAAAGCTTCAGAAACTACTGCTGCTGTGAAGATCTTTAAGAGAATGGTGGAACAAGGTCAAAAACCGACAAGCCTTTCCTATGGGGCGTTGCTTAGCGCTCTTGAGAAAGGGAAACTATACGATGAGGCTAGGCAGGTGTGGGAACATATGCTTAAGGTGGGTGTTGAACCAAACTTGTATGTTTACACTATAATGGCCTCAGTTTTTGCTGGACATGGGAAGTTTAATTTGGTTGAAACAGTGCTTAGTGAAATGAATTCGTCGGGTATTGAGCCAACTGTTGTCACATACAATGCAATCATCAGTGGTTGTGCTAGGAACGATATGAGCAGCGCAGCATTTGAATGGTTTCACCGAATGAAAGCTCACAACATTCCTCCAAATAATGTGAGTTACGAAATGCTGATTGAAGCTCTAGCTAGAGACtctaaaccaaggcttgcttatGAGCTGTACTTAAAGGCTGCTAAAACTGAGGACTTTGACCTCTCTCCAAAGGCTTATGACATGGTGGTTGAATCATCCAAATTGTATGGAATTCCTATTGATCTAAGAGTTTTAGGACCCCGACCGCcggacagaaaggatacagtGAACAAATAG
- the LOC115698655 gene encoding cystinosin homolog, giving the protein MASWNSFPLEITYEVVGWIAFFSWSISFYPQVILNFRRKSVVGLNFDFVVLNLTKHSSYLIYNATLYFSSAVQNQYFQKYGFNEMIPVAANDVAFSSHAVLLTAITLVQIAIYERGGQTVSKISLGIVSIVWLAAGVCFFIALPNHSWLWLINIFNSIQVFMTVIKYIPQAFMNFNRKSTDGFSIGNILLDFSGGVANYAQMAIQSIDQNSWVNFYGNIGKTLLSLISVFFDILFMCQHFLLYPDQRPVLIPSKITKEKEPLVKAKDSEENV; this is encoded by the exons ATGGCATCTTGGAATTCATTTCCACTCGAAATCACATACGAAGTAGTGGGCTGGATTGCCTTCTTCTCTTGGTCCATCAGTTTCTATCCCCAAGTCATCTTGAATTTCCGTCGAAAAAG CGTTGTGGGGTTGAACTTTGATTTTGTTGTACTAAACTTGACAAAGCACTCCTCCTATCTCATTTACAACGCCACCCTTTACTTTAGCTCAGCTGTTCAAAATCAGTATTTTCAGAAGTATGGCTTCAATGAG ATGATACCAGTTGCTGCAAATGATGTTGCTTTTTCATCACATGCTGTTTTGTTGACAGCAATTACCTTAGTACAAATTGCAATCTATGAA CGTGGAGGTCAGACTGTCTCTAAGATTAGTCTTGGGATTGTCTCTATTGTTTGGTTAGCTGCTGGAGTTTGTTTTTTCATTGCTTTGCCAAACCATTCCTGGCTTTGGTTGATTAACATTTTTAA CTCAATTCAAGTCTTTATGACAGTCATCAAATATATTCCTCAG GCATTCATGAACTTCAACAGGAAGAGCACAGATGGATTTAGTATTGGCAATATTTTACTAGATTTTTCAGGAGGTGTTGCAAACTATGCTCAGATGGCTATACAATCCATAGACCAAA ATTCTTGGGTGAACTTTTATGGAAATATAGGGAAGACACTACTATCTTTG ATATCTGTATTCTTTGATATTCTATTCATGTGTCAACATTTCCTGCTCTATCCTGATCAGAGACCAGTACTGATCCCTTCCAAAATCACCAAGGAGAAAGAGCCACTTGTTAAGGCAAAAGATTCTGAAGAAAATGTATGA
- the LOC115700327 gene encoding uncharacterized protein LOC115700327, with product MALLIKHFLQKTKTKPLYIKAQLITSSKSYILSIKAHKTIWPNMKREGRQHGMVRTCQILSSPLNARPETKFVNRFDTPTTAGLFTRVSSKPTNHSKFTGKCGQSRCNGCHLHPAHKAKDKTKGTQKLKLKGVVSNNKDSFSRFSATSILDHIYNMDDNEEEGVDQEEGVDHA from the coding sequence ATGGCCTTGCTCATCAAGCATTTTCTCCAAAAGACTAAAACAAAACCTTTATATATAAAGGCACAACTCATAACATCTTCAAAATCATATATTCTCTCAATCAAAGCTCACAAAACAATTTGGCCAAACATGAAGAGAGAAGGTCGCCAACATGGGATGGTCAGGACTTGTCAGATTCTGTCATCCCCTTTGAATGCAAGACCCGAAACCAAATTCGTGAACCGGTTCGATACACCAACCACAGCCGGGTTGTTCACCCGTGTGTCATCCAAGCCCACCAACCACTCCAAATTCACTGGCAAGTGCGGGCAATCTCGGTGTAACGGGTGCCATTTGCACCCGGCACACAAGGCCAAAGACAAAACTAAAGGCACTCAGAAACTTAAATTAAAGGGTGTTGTTTCTAATAATAAAGACTCATTTTCTAGATTTTCTGCCACAAGTATTTTAGATCACATTTACAACATGGATGATAATGAAGAAGAAGGTGTTGATCAAGAAGAAGGTGTTGATCATGCATGA
- the LOC115698997 gene encoding protein NOI4 isoform X3, producing the protein MASDKGRPLPKFGEWDVNNPASAEGFTVIFSKARDEKKSNNNGNPSSTNTIQRNDQKPPGADTYDYPPTKKWFCCF; encoded by the exons ATGGCATCG GATAAGGGTAGACcgttgccaaaatttggagaaTGGGATGTGAATAACCCAGCCTCAGCCGAAGGATTTACTGTCATATTTAGCAAAGCTAGAGATGAAAAGAAATCAAATAATAATGGCAATCCTTCTTCAACTAATACAATTCAAAGAAATGATCAAAAACCTCCTGGGGCAGACACTTATGATTATCCCCCTACG AAGAAATGGTTTTGTTGTTTCTAA
- the LOC115698997 gene encoding protein NOI4 isoform X1 has protein sequence MASQDKGRPLPKFGEWDVNNPASAEGFTVIFSKARDEKKSNNNGNPSSTNTIQRNDQKPPGADTYDYPPTKKWFCCF, from the exons ATGGCATCG CAGGATAAGGGTAGACcgttgccaaaatttggagaaTGGGATGTGAATAACCCAGCCTCAGCCGAAGGATTTACTGTCATATTTAGCAAAGCTAGAGATGAAAAGAAATCAAATAATAATGGCAATCCTTCTTCAACTAATACAATTCAAAGAAATGATCAAAAACCTCCTGGGGCAGACACTTATGATTATCCCCCTACG AAGAAATGGTTTTGTTGTTTCTAA
- the LOC115698996 gene encoding early nodulin-like protein 21: MMMKMAFNSSPLFFFFLSLFSLHVLNVVSFEFEVGGNEGWVVPSSNETNIFNNWASKNRFQLGDTIVFKYRKDSVMEVTEEDYKKCNSSHPNFFSNNGHTLFKLNETHPFYFISGVFRHCQKGQHMIIKVKTPEESPSDGGGSGGASSSGSALGNGVFFFPLFLMSFAAFVVV; the protein is encoded by the exons atgatgatgaaaatggCTTTCAACTCATcacctctcttcttcttcttcctctctttATTTTCTCTTCATGTTCTCAATGTCGTTTCTTTCGAATTCGAAGTTGGTGGAAATGAAGGTTGGGTCGTACCCTCTTCAAATGAGACCAATATCTTCAATAATTGGGCCTCAAAAAACAGGTTCCAATTGGGAGACACCATTG TTTTTAAGTACAGAAAAGACTCAGTAATGGAGGTAACAGAGGAGGACTACAAGAAATGCAATTCTAGTCACCCAAACTTCTTCTCCAACAATGGTCACACACTCTTCAAACTCAACGAAACTCACCCTTTTTACTTCATTAGTGGGGTTTTTCGTCACTGCCAGAAGGGTCAACATATGATTATAAAAGTCAAAACTCCAGAAGAATCTCCATCTGATGGTGGTGGTAGTGGTGGAGCCTCCTCTTCTGGTTCAGCACTTGGAAATGGAGTCTTCTTTTTTCCTCTGTTTTTAATGTCGTTTGCTGCTTTCGTTGTCGTTTAA